From the genome of Sphingobacterium kitahiroshimense, one region includes:
- the dusB gene encoding tRNA dihydrouridine synthase DusB — MSVKIGENIDLGDFPLLLAPMEDVSDPPFRFVCKQNGVDMMYTEFISSEGLIRDAAKSRKKLDIFEYERPIGIQIFGSEIEHMRQSSEICTLANPDLIDINYGCPVKNVACRGAGASLLQDIDRMVAMTKAVVEGTHLPVTVKTRLGWDDDTKNVYEVAERLQDIGIKALSIHGRTRAQMYKGQADWSMIRDIKRNPRIKIPIFGNGDVDSLEKAIAWRQEYEVDGIMIGRASIGYPWIFREIKHFFNTGERLAGPTIAERVDVCRTHLVKSIEWKGPKTGIFEMRRHYSNYFKGIPDFKEYRMRLVSLQTFEEIQEVLDEIQHNFAEEAIY, encoded by the coding sequence ATGTCTGTTAAGATTGGCGAAAATATAGATTTAGGAGACTTTCCATTATTGCTAGCTCCAATGGAGGATGTAAGTGATCCGCCATTCCGTTTTGTTTGTAAGCAAAATGGGGTAGATATGATGTATACGGAATTTATCTCTTCAGAAGGATTAATTCGAGACGCAGCAAAATCACGTAAAAAGTTAGATATCTTCGAGTATGAAAGACCAATAGGTATACAAATCTTCGGTTCCGAAATCGAACACATGAGACAGTCATCCGAAATCTGCACATTAGCAAATCCAGATCTAATCGATATTAATTACGGTTGTCCAGTTAAAAACGTTGCTTGCCGTGGAGCAGGTGCTAGTTTATTGCAAGATATCGATCGTATGGTCGCAATGACAAAAGCAGTCGTGGAAGGAACACATCTACCAGTTACTGTGAAGACCCGCCTTGGCTGGGACGATGACACCAAAAATGTTTATGAAGTGGCAGAACGTTTACAGGATATCGGTATTAAAGCTTTATCAATACATGGACGTACACGCGCACAAATGTATAAAGGGCAAGCAGATTGGTCTATGATTCGTGATATTAAGCGTAATCCACGCATTAAAATTCCAATTTTTGGAAACGGCGATGTAGATTCTTTAGAAAAAGCAATTGCATGGCGCCAGGAATATGAAGTTGATGGTATTATGATTGGTCGCGCCTCAATTGGATATCCTTGGATATTTAGAGAAATAAAACACTTTTTCAACACAGGAGAACGTTTAGCCGGTCCAACAATTGCTGAACGTGTAGATGTGTGCAGAACACATTTGGTTAAATCAATTGAATGGAAAGGACCTAAAACAGGTATTTTCGAAATGCGTCGTCATTATTCAAACTACTTTAAAGGTATACCAGACTTTAAAGAATACAGAATGCGATTAGTCAGTCTTCAGACATTCGAAGAGATCCAAGAAGTGTTAGACGAAATACAACATAACTTTGCAGAAGAAGCTATTTATTAA
- a CDS encoding oligosaccharide flippase family protein, producing MSVFKKFAGQTLIYGLSTIISRLLNFVLTPIFVRKFEASTYGIFTNMYSWAAMINAFLAFGMETTYFRYLQKVEEKDKSKVFNNSFVVTIFTSLIFLLTILIFSNDIAHWFAKENIDSVGQYKSYIYFVGLTLVVDALAVVPFAKVRANGRPLRYGVLKLVNIITFVILNLTFIVFIPYLLQDFPDTEPYFSSWYINSWLGYVFISNFVASAVTLLMLLPEIRTFNFKIDRVLLGDMFRYSFPILIANISFIINENLDKILMPELLPKSIADRDVGIYGAIAKIAVFLSIFVQAFRLGAEPFFFSYAKNDNSKKVYAMIMEYFVIAMMVVMIGLSVNIEWLKYFIQGGSASESAEYWSGLFIIPVILFNYVMLGIYMNLSVWYKLSDQTRYGLYISGIGALITIILCYILIPRYSYVGAIYVTTITYGVMVFLSYFWGQKNYPIPYKIFKIGAYMLVGTMIVYIHYIVFDRNFWIGNMMLIAYLLGTVFVERKTVMKMLKSKS from the coding sequence TTGTCTGTTTTTAAGAAATTTGCTGGTCAAACCTTGATCTACGGTCTCAGTACTATCATCTCTAGATTACTGAATTTTGTTTTAACGCCAATTTTCGTTCGTAAATTTGAAGCTTCCACCTATGGAATATTTACGAATATGTATTCTTGGGCAGCTATGATCAATGCATTCCTAGCTTTTGGGATGGAAACAACCTATTTTAGATATTTACAGAAAGTTGAGGAGAAGGATAAATCTAAAGTATTCAATAATAGCTTTGTTGTCACCATTTTTACTTCTTTAATTTTTCTATTAACTATTCTTATTTTTTCTAATGACATTGCGCATTGGTTTGCAAAAGAAAATATTGACTCTGTAGGTCAATATAAAAGCTATATTTACTTTGTTGGACTTACTTTAGTCGTTGATGCACTTGCTGTTGTTCCTTTTGCCAAAGTTCGTGCTAATGGTCGGCCATTGCGCTACGGCGTATTGAAGTTAGTCAATATCATCACATTTGTTATTTTAAACTTGACATTCATTGTCTTCATACCTTATTTACTTCAAGATTTTCCGGATACTGAACCATATTTTTCTAGCTGGTATATAAACTCATGGTTGGGTTATGTGTTTATTTCTAATTTTGTAGCGAGTGCAGTGACATTGTTGATGCTGTTGCCCGAGATTAGAACATTTAATTTTAAAATTGATCGGGTGTTGTTAGGTGATATGTTTCGATATAGCTTTCCTATTTTGATCGCTAATATTTCATTTATCATAAACGAAAACCTAGATAAGATTTTAATGCCTGAATTATTACCGAAAAGTATTGCTGACCGAGATGTTGGTATATATGGTGCTATTGCAAAGATTGCTGTTTTCTTAAGCATTTTCGTGCAGGCATTTCGTTTAGGAGCCGAACCTTTTTTCTTCTCCTATGCCAAAAATGATAATTCGAAAAAGGTTTATGCAATGATCATGGAATATTTTGTGATTGCTATGATGGTTGTCATGATCGGATTGTCTGTCAATATTGAATGGCTTAAGTATTTTATTCAAGGAGGATCTGCTTCAGAGAGTGCAGAATATTGGTCGGGTCTATTTATTATTCCTGTTATTTTATTCAACTATGTGATGCTTGGGATATATATGAACCTTTCTGTGTGGTATAAACTTTCTGATCAAACACGATACGGTCTCTATATTTCAGGTATTGGGGCTTTAATTACAATTATATTGTGTTATATCCTGATTCCGCGCTACAGCTATGTCGGTGCAATTTATGTGACGACCATAACTTATGGTGTAATGGTATTTTTATCCTATTTTTGGGGACAAAAGAATTATCCAATTCCTTATAAGATCTTTAAAATTGGGGCTTATATGTTGGTTGGTACTATGATCGTTTATATCCATTACATAGTATTTGACCGGAATTTTTGGATTGGCAATATGATGTTGATTGCTTACTTATTGGGAACCGTTTTTGTCGAGAGGAAAACGGTAATGAAGATGTTGAAGTCTAAAAGTTAG
- a CDS encoding acylphosphatase, whose product MKHVNISIKGKVQGVYFRLSTKAVADQLGIKGFVRNLADGSVYIEAEGDDFALDCLKEFCEEGPERAVVEEVICEEGVWEDFKNFEVLKKSSK is encoded by the coding sequence ATGAAACATGTTAATATTTCTATCAAAGGAAAAGTACAGGGGGTTTATTTTAGGTTATCTACCAAAGCAGTTGCCGACCAATTGGGTATTAAAGGGTTTGTTAGAAATTTAGCGGATGGTTCTGTTTATATTGAGGCAGAGGGTGATGATTTTGCTCTAGATTGTTTAAAAGAATTCTGTGAAGAGGGACCTGAGCGCGCAGTAGTGGAAGAAGTGATTTGTGAAGAGGGCGTCTGGGAAGATTTTAAGAATTTTGAAGTGCTAAAAAAATCGTCTAAATAA
- a CDS encoding amidohydrolase family protein → MKYFSATYILPITSLPIKDGVVKVNDDGEILGIYESKDVELSGQHIEKFEGVIVPGFINAHCHLELSHMKGTIPQKTGLPAFLSLVMTSRGTSLKVIDKAMAAADEEMYNNGIVAVGDHVNSDNTSNIKESSKILYHTFVEVFGVEPDEADGRLQEAKDLIHEFDPAHSSITPHAPYSCSKILLKKFKKAVSDVNIISIHNQESDEENRLFRYKTGGFIDFFKVIGKNPDLFKAQARNSIQSYLPYLPHPNKLILVHNTYTSLKDLDFVDRMGRDIVWCLCPKANLYIEGQLPKVMNFVNDNQKIVIGTDSLASNDKLSILDELKVLHKHFDNLDFQQSIQWATINGAQALNIDDKFGSIEVGKKPGLVLLKNMEHFRLSDKVTVQRLA, encoded by the coding sequence ATGAAATATTTTAGCGCTACCTATATCTTACCAATTACATCTTTACCTATTAAAGATGGAGTGGTAAAAGTTAATGATGATGGTGAAATCCTTGGGATTTATGAAAGTAAAGACGTAGAATTGAGCGGCCAGCATATTGAAAAATTTGAAGGAGTTATTGTTCCTGGATTTATTAATGCGCATTGTCACTTAGAATTGTCCCATATGAAGGGTACGATTCCGCAAAAAACTGGATTACCAGCTTTTCTTTCTTTGGTTATGACAAGTCGTGGCACTTCTTTAAAAGTGATTGATAAAGCGATGGCTGCTGCTGATGAAGAAATGTACAATAATGGTATTGTGGCAGTTGGAGATCACGTGAATTCTGATAACACATCTAACATTAAGGAGTCTAGTAAGATTCTTTACCACACTTTTGTTGAAGTCTTCGGAGTAGAGCCGGATGAAGCTGATGGTCGATTGCAGGAGGCTAAGGATTTGATTCATGAATTTGATCCAGCACATTCTTCAATTACACCACATGCTCCTTATTCTTGTTCGAAAATACTTCTGAAGAAATTTAAAAAAGCGGTTTCTGATGTTAATATTATCAGTATTCATAATCAAGAGAGTGATGAAGAAAATCGATTGTTTCGTTATAAAACGGGAGGATTTATCGATTTCTTTAAAGTAATAGGGAAAAATCCTGATTTGTTTAAAGCTCAGGCTAGAAATTCAATTCAGTCATATTTACCATATTTACCTCATCCTAATAAGTTGATCTTGGTTCACAATACGTATACGTCATTGAAAGACCTTGATTTTGTGGACCGAATGGGCCGTGATATCGTATGGTGTTTATGTCCGAAGGCGAATCTTTATATTGAAGGTCAATTGCCAAAAGTAATGAACTTTGTAAACGATAATCAAAAAATTGTAATCGGTACAGATAGTTTAGCATCCAATGATAAGCTTTCAATTTTAGATGAATTAAAAGTGTTACATAAACATTTTGATAATTTAGATTTTCAGCAATCTATCCAGTGGGCTACTATTAATGGGGCACAGGCTTTAAATATCGATGATAAATTTGGTTCAATTGAAGTTGGTAAAAAACCAGGTCTTGTTCTATTAAAAAATATGGAACATTTTAGATTATCTGATAAAGTTACGGTGCAAAGATTAGCATAG
- a CDS encoding TonB-dependent receptor translates to MIKNLISTVLFLGITLSVSAQNALSIKVLDNETKKSLQGASIVLTKNQSKNLTTDRNGTSKFSGLPDGQYAITISYIGYSTEKKQIDLVQNTDLEIFLKPRAIKTEEVLVMATRAKNNSSTTYKNISKQDIAKNNFGQDIPYLLDQTPSVVIGSDAGAGIGYTNMKIRGSDNARINVTLNGIPLNDAESMGSFFVNLPDFASSTESIQIQRGIGTSTNGAGSFGASLNIQSNTLEKEPYVEFNNSFGSYNSWKNTLKVGSGLLNNKFAFNVRLSRILSDGYIDRASSDLKSFYVDGGYYSDKHILKAIVFSGKEKTYQSWYGTPEPRLNNDVAGMKDYAVNDGYTQLETENLLNSGRTYNKYLYKNQTDNYTQTHHQLHYTNFINEKLIFNAALHYTRGAGYYEEFRPEDDFSKYNLPPVISGTDTIKQTDLVRRRWLDNYFYGTTFSFNYNPSQTIKLTWGGAANQYKGDHYGEIIWAKYASASNLGDKYYLNDAKKDDISTFLKADFTFEKWLLFADIQYRNINYQVKGDDDKIKGMDFKRKFNFVNPKLGITYLINENSNLYASYAYASKEPVRNDFVDLKGNNPKPEKMQDIEAGYRFNNETFNIGTNFYGMFYKDQLIPTGALNNVGSPLRMNIPNSYRIGLEVDAAWKISAYFGWKATAGLSQNKIKNYTDETSGEFIKKTDIALSPATILSSEFTYRPLRSVEIALLSKYISRQYLDNSSAKVRSIDPSFVNNIRAIYNFSILGLKNIDLGLTVNNILNEKYQTNGYTWGYMDGTSRKYFNFYYPQATTNFMLSLNVKF, encoded by the coding sequence ATGATTAAAAATTTAATCAGCACAGTGCTATTTCTAGGAATAACATTATCCGTATCAGCTCAAAACGCTTTATCCATCAAAGTCTTAGACAATGAAACAAAAAAATCGTTACAGGGCGCAAGTATCGTTCTGACAAAAAATCAGAGTAAGAATTTAACAACTGATCGAAATGGCACTTCAAAGTTTTCAGGATTACCTGATGGACAATACGCCATAACAATCTCTTACATAGGCTATAGTACAGAAAAGAAGCAGATTGATCTGGTACAAAATACTGATCTTGAAATCTTTCTAAAACCACGTGCTATAAAAACAGAAGAAGTCCTGGTCATGGCAACACGTGCCAAAAACAACTCTTCTACAACCTATAAAAATATTAGCAAACAAGATATCGCTAAAAACAATTTCGGACAAGATATTCCATACCTACTAGATCAAACACCATCTGTCGTCATAGGATCGGACGCAGGAGCAGGTATAGGATATACAAATATGAAAATAAGAGGATCTGATAATGCCCGCATAAATGTAACATTGAATGGAATTCCGTTGAATGACGCGGAAAGTATGGGCTCATTCTTCGTCAATCTTCCCGATTTTGCATCCTCTACCGAGAGTATCCAGATTCAAAGAGGAATTGGAACTTCTACAAACGGGGCGGGATCATTCGGGGCATCACTAAACATACAATCCAATACACTCGAAAAAGAGCCGTACGTAGAATTCAACAACTCTTTCGGCTCTTATAATTCTTGGAAAAATACTTTGAAAGTAGGTTCAGGACTACTAAATAATAAATTTGCCTTTAATGTTCGTCTCTCACGTATCTTGAGCGATGGCTATATCGACCGAGCATCTTCCGATTTAAAGTCTTTTTATGTAGATGGAGGTTATTATAGTGACAAACATATTTTAAAGGCCATTGTATTCTCTGGCAAGGAAAAAACATATCAATCTTGGTACGGAACACCAGAGCCAAGATTAAACAATGATGTAGCGGGGATGAAAGATTATGCCGTCAATGATGGCTATACACAGCTAGAAACAGAAAATCTATTAAATTCTGGTCGCACTTACAACAAATACCTATATAAAAACCAAACAGACAACTACACGCAAACACATCACCAGTTACATTACACCAATTTTATCAATGAAAAACTAATTTTTAATGCGGCACTACATTACACCAGAGGTGCAGGCTATTACGAAGAATTCCGACCTGAAGACGACTTTTCAAAATACAATTTACCACCAGTCATTTCAGGAACCGATACCATCAAACAAACCGATTTGGTAAGGAGAAGATGGTTAGATAATTACTTCTATGGGACTACCTTTTCCTTCAACTATAATCCTTCACAGACAATAAAATTGACATGGGGTGGAGCTGCAAATCAATATAAGGGAGATCATTACGGTGAAATAATCTGGGCAAAATATGCTTCCGCCAGCAACTTAGGGGATAAATACTATCTCAATGATGCTAAAAAAGATGACATCAGTACATTTCTGAAAGCAGACTTTACATTCGAAAAATGGTTATTATTTGCGGATATACAGTATCGTAATATTAATTACCAAGTAAAAGGTGATGACGATAAAATCAAAGGAATGGATTTTAAAAGAAAATTCAATTTTGTAAATCCAAAATTAGGAATTACTTACCTCATCAATGAAAATTCAAATTTATACGCCTCATATGCCTATGCTAGTAAAGAACCTGTCAGAAATGACTTTGTTGATCTAAAAGGAAACAATCCCAAACCAGAGAAAATGCAAGATATCGAAGCTGGCTACCGCTTCAATAATGAAACATTTAACATCGGTACGAACTTTTATGGTATGTTCTATAAAGATCAACTTATTCCGACCGGAGCACTTAATAATGTAGGTTCTCCATTGAGAATGAATATCCCAAATAGCTATAGAATAGGCTTAGAAGTAGATGCCGCATGGAAAATTTCAGCGTACTTTGGTTGGAAAGCAACAGCGGGACTAAGTCAGAACAAAATCAAAAATTACACGGATGAAACGAGTGGAGAATTCATTAAAAAAACAGATATTGCACTTTCTCCGGCAACTATTTTATCAAGCGAGTTCACTTATCGCCCTCTTCGTTCAGTAGAAATTGCACTATTATCAAAATATATTTCAAGACAATATCTGGACAATAGTTCAGCCAAAGTAAGAAGTATAGACCCTTCATTTGTAAACAATATTAGAGCTATTTATAATTTCTCCATATTAGGTTTGAAAAATATAGACCTTGGACTTACTGTCAACAATATCCTAAATGAAAAATATCAAACCAACGGATATACTTGGGGTTATATGGACGGTACATCTCGAAAATATTTTAATTTTTACTATCCACAGGCTACAACAAATTTTATGTTAAGCCTAAACGTAAAATTCTAA
- the dtd gene encoding D-aminoacyl-tRNA deacylase, translating into MRAVIQRVSRASCSVDSKITGQIKDGLLILIGIEEEDTIEDMKWMAQKFVNLRIFNDENGLMNRSVLDIRGEILLISQFTLFAQTKKGNRPSFIRAAKPDKAQPMYIQMAHYLSTLINSEVQMGIFGADMKIDLLNDGPVTIIMNTQDKDNF; encoded by the coding sequence ATGCGTGCAGTAATACAACGAGTTTCCAGGGCGAGCTGTTCGGTCGATAGCAAAATAACAGGTCAGATTAAAGACGGCTTACTAATCCTTATTGGGATCGAAGAGGAAGATACAATTGAAGATATGAAATGGATGGCACAAAAATTCGTCAATCTTCGAATATTTAATGATGAAAACGGTTTAATGAATAGATCGGTGCTAGACATACGTGGTGAAATATTACTTATATCCCAATTCACATTATTCGCACAAACAAAAAAAGGAAATCGCCCCTCTTTTATCCGTGCAGCCAAACCAGATAAAGCACAGCCAATGTACATACAAATGGCCCACTATCTTAGCACTTTAATAAACAGCGAAGTGCAAATGGGAATATTTGGTGCAGATATGAAAATTGATTTATTAAATGATGGGCCCGTTACCATCATAATGAATACACAGGATAAAGATAATTTCTAA